The following DNA comes from Oscillospiraceae bacterium.
GGATGCTGCCCAGCGGCGTAATTTCTACTTTTTCCGCGTACGGGCGTATCTGCGGCAGAATCAGCGCGCGCACCGCATCTTCGCTACCGGAAACACCGCGTGCACGGCAAAGCTGCGGCAGGCAGGCGCTCCAGACCTCTTTGTCAGTGCTCTCGTCTTTTGGCTCGGCCGTCTCCGGGGCAGGCTCCCCAGGTGCAACAGGGACAGCGGGCAGGGCAGTGCCGCAGCGGCTGCAAACATACAAAGCCATCAGGCGCGCCGTGTCCTCGATATCCTGTAAATCGACCACCTCGGCCGGGGTGTGCATAGAGCGCTCTGGAATACTGAGCAGTGCTGTGCGCACGCCGCCGCGGGTGGTGGCGATTTCATCGCTGTTGGTACCGGTGGAGCCGCCCATAACGTCCCATTTATACGAAATATGATTTTCTTCTGCTAATTCCGCCAGGCAGCGGCACATGCTGCGGTCCAAAATCGGCGCGGTGCCGATCATCACGCCGCCGCCCACGGGGTGGCTGACCTCGGGCTTGACGCCGGGCTGCATACCGAAGCCGACATCGACACTCACTGCCTCATCGGCTTTTATGCTGTACGCCGCGGTATGAGCGCCCTGCCCGCCGACTTCCTCCATTGTGCTGAAAAGGAACGTCACTTTCCAGTCGGAAAGGTCAGCCCCCTGCAGCAGCTGTGCAGCACGCACGACTGCCGCCGCACCGGCGCGGTTGTCGAGTGCGGCAGAGGTAAAGCGTGTACCCAAAAGCTTGCGCGGCACATAGACAGGCACCACGCGGTCGCCGGGGCAGACCATTTCTTTTACTTTCAGCGCAGGCAGGCCCAGGTCAATGGTCATCTCCGCCGTTGGCGGCACTTTATCGGCGCTGTCCTGCGCAGGGTGCGCCGGCACACTGCAGACAACGCCCAGAAGCGGGTCTTCTGTACCAGAAGCACACACCCGCACGGGGCAGCCGGGCAGCACCCGAACATCAGAGCCGCCGCAGTCTGCCACGCGCAGGAAGCCGTGCTCCTCCACTGCGGTGACGACCAAGCCGATCTGGTCCATATGTGCCTCAAGCAGCATGGTTTTGGGTGCATCCGCTCTGCCAAGCGTGACCCACCCGCTGCCAAGGGCATCGGTTCTGCCGCCGGCAAGTCCGGTCAGCTGCAGCGCCGCTCGAACCGGCGCCGCCTCATCGCCGCTGGTGCCGATGGCGCGGCACAGCGTTTTCAATATTTTCTCCATCTGCATTAAAACAAGGCACCTTCTCTTTCAAGTTTAAAGCAAAATATCTCTCTGTGGAATTGCAGATACAGCCTGCATTTACAGCTGATTCACCAGCTCGCGGAAGCGGTCGCCGCGGGTTTCAAAATTGGGGAACATATCAAAACTGGCGCACGCCGGGCTAAGCGCGACAATATCGCCAGACTTCGCCTCTGCATGGCACAGGGCAACCGCCTCTTCCAGGGTTTTCGCGTACAGAATCTTTGGCTGGCCGGGGCGGTAATCCGTCGCGGACGTGACTGCCTGCTCAATTTTGGGCGCGGTGGCTCCCATCAGCACCAAGGTCTTTACGTGCTGGCACACCGGCTCGCCAAGCGGCTCAAACGGAATCTTTTTGTCATAGCCGCCGGCAATCAAAATCAGTTTCTGCGGGAAAAGCGAAAGCATTCCGCGCACCGTGCGGCTGGGCGTAGTGGCAATGCTGTCGTTGTACCAGCGCACGCCGTCAAGCTCGCGCACCAGCTCGGCCCGGTGCTCAACCCCCGAAAATGTCTTTGCCACCGCGCGGATATCCTCGGGCGCGGCGTATCCCCACACCGCACAGACAGCCGCCATATAGTTTTCTACATTGTGCTCGCCCGGAATCTTGATTTCCGATACATTCATAATTGGCACATCGACGCCGTTTTTGGTAAAGATCATGGTGCCGTCCGGGCTGACATAGCAGCCGTTTTCCACGCGCTGTTTACGGCTGAAAGTCAGGCATTCGCCGCGGGCATGCTGCACAAACCCGGCCGTAATGGGATTGTCAAGGTTAAACACCGCGCGGCCAAAGGCATTTTGGTGCAGGAAAATATTCTTTTTCGCGTTGATATACTCCTGCATATCCTTATGAATATCCAAATGGTTGGGGCTCATGTTAGTCACAACGGCCACCTGCGGGCTGCGGCCAACGGAAATCAGCTGAAAACTGGAAAGCTCCGCGACCACTGCGTCGGCAGGCTTAATCTCGTCGATTATGGGCAGCAGGGCCTTGCCGATGTTGCCGCCGACATGCACGGTTTTGCCCGCGTGCTGCAGAATCTTTGACAAAATAGTGGTCGTGGTGGTCTTTCCGTCAGAGCCGGTCACGCCGAAAACACGGCACGGGCAGTACTCCAAAAAGACCTCCATTTCGCTGGTAACCGCGCTGCCGCGGGCGCGGGCCGCGTCGAGTTCTGGCAAGTGGTAGGGCATGCCGGGCGTACGAAAGATGACATCTTCCTGCAATGCCTGCAGGTAGTTTTCTCCCAGCACCAGTGTGACACCCTGTGCCTCCAGTTTATCGGCAAGGCCGCCCAGTTTTTCGCGTGTACGCCGGTCGCGGGCGGTCACCTTTGCGCCCGCCTGTAAAAAACGGCTGATCAGCGGCAGGTTGCTGCCCCCCAAGCCGCAAAAGGCCACTGTCTTCCCTTTCATTTCAGCATAAAAATCAGTAATTGTCATGCTTTGTACCCTCCGTTTTTTTCGCGGCGCCGCGGCCGTGAAGATTATAAAATACGATTTGTATAAAATTCTTATGTAATATCATTTTGTATTTTCATACAGAATGTGCTGACCGGCCTTTTTTGTCAAAAGACGCTGGTCATGCTTTTTTATTATACATCAACTCAGCCGTATTTCAAAGCCGTTTTCTGTTGAGAGCGGGTGTATAATTCTGCCGTGGGTGGCAAAAGCTAGCACTGGCCCGCTTTGCCTGTCTTTTGTATCCCCTTTGGTACAGAAAATCCGCAGGTACGGGCAAGGTGATGTTTGATGAAAAGAAGAAGAACGATCGCGATTGTCATGGGCGTCATTGCGGTGGCCGCGGTAATTACGGCGGGCGTATTTTCGGTGCGCAGCATGGCCGCAGAAAAGTCCGCAAAGCGCGACCTGACCTACACCTATGAGCGCGCCTACAGCGACCTGCGCGACTGCGTGAGCAACATTTCCACGACCTTAGACAAAAGCATCTATGCCAACACCCCCACCCAGCAAAACGGCCTTGCGGCCCGGCTGCTGCACGAAACCGGGCTGGCTAAAGAAGCGCTGGCCACCCTGCCGGTATCGGACACGACCATGAACAACGTTTCCAAATACATTTCACAGGTCGGCGATTTTTCCATGAGCCTGTCAAACCGCATCAGCGGCGGCGGGCACATTACCGAGCAGGAGTACAAAACGATTGAAGAACTGCACACGTACGCACAGAAGCTTTCCACCAATCTTTCCTCTTTAAAGCTGGATTATTCCTCGGCGAATTTCTCGTCGCAGTTTAAGCAGACCGCTGAAGATTTTGCCAACTTCCCCTCGCTTATCTACGACGGCCCGTTTTCCGACCACATCAACCGGCAGGCCGCGCGCTTTTTAGAGGGCAAAAGCGACGTGACCAAAGACGCCGCCTGCGCTGTGGCGGCAAAGGCGCTCAACCTGTCGAAAGACAAGCTTGCTGCGGCGGCCGACACTACCGGCAGCCTCGCAGCCTATAACTTTACCGCGGGCAGCACAAATATCGCTGTCACCAAAAAGGGCGGCATGCTGTGCTCCATGCGCAACAGCCGCGACATCACTTCGGAAAAAATCAGCACCGACGCGGCTCTGCAAAAAGCGACCGCCTGCCTTGCCAAGTGCGGCTACACCGACATGCAGCCCACCTACTGGGTCAAAACGGACGGCCGCACCCTGTTTAACTTCGCGTACCAGACAAAGGGTGTTCGCTGCTACCCTGACCTTATCAAAGTGGGCGTCGCCATGGACAACGGCGACATCGTCGAGCTGAGCGCAAGCGGCTACCTGATGAACCACATTTCGCGCAGCTTTGCCACGCCGAAATACACCAAGGAAGCGGCACAGAAAAAGGTAAGCCCCAAACTGAAAGTGACCGCTTCCCGCCAGGCGCTGATTCCGACCAGCGGCCTGAAGGAAGTGCTGTGCTGGGAGTACACCTGCACCGGCGAAAAGGGCGACCGCGTCCTGGTCTATATCGACTGCGCCACCGGCATGGAGCAGCAGATTCTCATTTTGCAGTCCTCTGAGGCGGGCACTCTTGTAAAATAAGCCTTTCTCCTGTGCCAGATTCTGTCTGCAGGCGGATTTCGCAAAAAAAGCGCCTGCTCTAAAAAGCAAAAAGCCGCGGCCCTGCAGCAAAAGCAGAGCGGCGGTTTCTTTTGTTTTCTGACTAAATCAGACTTTTTATGATAAATTCTGTATCATGATTTACTATAAAAGAATAAGTGAATCAGCCGAGCAGTTTCACCAGCACCGCTTTTTGGGCATGCAGGCGGTTTTCGGCCTCTTCAAAGATTTCTTTAGAGTGCTTTTCAAAGACTTCCGCAGTAATTTCTTCGCCGCGGTGGGCTGGCAGGCAGTGCAGCACCATGGCATCCGGCTTAGCGGCAGCCATGACCTGGTCATTAATCTGGTAGCCCTTAAACGCCACGCGGCGCTTGGCAGCCTCGTCTTCCTGTCCCATAGAAGCCCACACATCTGTGATGACAACGTCCGCGCCAACGGCTGCTTCCAGCGGGTCGGTGGTCATGCTGAAGGCCGGGTACGCCTGTGCAAAGTCCAGCACCTCGGCAGCCGGGCGGTAATCTTTCGGGCACGCAACCGCGACTTCCATCTTCATTTTCAGGCCGCCGACAATCAGCGAATTCATCATGTTGTTGCCATCGCCAATAAAGCACATTTTCAGGCCGTCCAGTGTACCGCGGCTTTCGCGGATTGTCATCAGGTCGGCAAGCACCTGGCAGGGGTGGGCAAAGTCGGTAAGGCCGTTGATAATTGGAATAGAGCCGTCGCGTGCAAGGGCCTCGACCTCGCTCTGCTTAAAGGTACGGATCATAATGCCGTTTAAGTAGCGGGAAAGCACGCGGGCCGTGTCCTGCACCGGCTCGCCGCGGCCAATCTGCATATCGTTGGCAGAAAGGAAAATCGGCAGACCGCCCAGCTGATACATGCCCACCTCAAAGGAAACACGAGTGCGGGTGCTGGCTTTTTCAAAAATCAGGCCCAGCGTCTTGCCCGCAAGGCGGCGGTGCTCAATGTTGTGCTTCTGCTCGTACTTCAGCTGATCGGCAAGGTCCAAAATGCCCGAAATGTCGTTGCCGGAAAGGTCCAGCATCTTCAGTAAATGTTTCATATAAAAGAACCTCTTTTCCTTTTGCAGATTTAAGTTTGCTTTGTTTGATTATACCCGGATAAAGCGAATTGTGCAAATGCGCGCTGCGCCTCAGCCGGCCAGCACCTGCTCTAAAATAGACAAGCCCTCGTCCATTTCCCGCTTGGTAATTGTAAGCGGCGGCAGAAAGCGCAGAACGTCTTTTGCAGTCAGCACCAAAAGGCCGCCCGCAACACAGGCCGCGGCGATTTTGCCGGGGTCGCCGGCTTTTGGCTTTGCGCCGAGCATCAGCCCCAGGCCGCGCACGCCGGCAATGGTCTGCATCGCTTCCAGGCGTTTTTTCAGGTATTCGCCTTTCTGCTGCACTTCTAACAGAAAAGGCTGCTGCGCCACGCGCGAAACCACTGCCGCAACACCCGCACAGACCACCGGGTTGCCGCCGAAAGTGCTGCCGTGGTCGCCGGGGGTCAGCACATCGGCACACTTTTTCCCGACCAGACAGGCACCCACCGGCAGCCCGCCGCCCAGGCCTTTTGCCGCGGTGACCACGTCCGGCAAGACATCATACTGCTGGTAGCAGAAAAAGCTGCCAGTGCGGGCTACGCCGGTCTGCACCTCGTCAATCATCAGCAAAATATCGTTTTTACTGCAGAATTCGGCAAGCTGCTGTACGAATTCTTTTTCCAGCGGAATCACGCCGCCCTCGCCCTGAATCAGCTCGACAAGCACCGCGCAGGTATCTTTTGTCGCGGTTTCGCGCACGCTTGTCATGTTGGCGTCCGCGTACAAAAAGCCGCCGGTAAACGGCAGAAAATGCTGGTGGAACATGGCCTGGCCGGTCGCCTCTAGGGTAGTGACCGTGCGCCCGTGAAAGGAATTGTTCAGCGTAATAATCTGGTTGCGGGCCGCGCCGTACTTGTCGGTGCCGTACTTGCGCGCAACCTTAATCGCGCATTCGTTTGCCTCGGCGCCGCTGTTGCCGAAAAACACGCGCTCCATGCCGGCGGCACGGCACACAAGCTCGGCCGCGTGAACAGTGACCGGGCTGTAGTACAGATTGGAAAGATGCTGTATCTGCGCGGCCTGCCCACTGACCGCCGCGACCCACTGCGGGTCGCTGTAGCCCAGGCTGTTGACGCCAATGCCCGCCGTAAAGTCGATGTACTTTTTGCCGTCTGCGTCCCAGGCGGTGGCGTTGTTGCCCTTGACCAGTGCCGCCGGAAAGCGGCCATAGGTGTGCATCAGGTAGCGGCTGTCGCCCTGTTGTATGGCTGGAAACTGCATGATGTGCCTCCCCGTATTCTATACATTCTGTATTTATATACAATTAGTAAAACATGGTGCCAATGCCTTCGTCGGTAAACAATTCGATTAAAATAGAGTGCGGAATGCGCCCGTCAATGATGTGTGCGCGGCCCACACCGCGGCGCACGGCCTCGACACAGCAGTCGACTTTTGGCACCATGCCGCCGGAAATAATGCCGTCGTTTTGCAGCTTTGGCACAGACGAAACCTGCACAACCGGAATCATGGTAGAGTCGTCGGTGCGGTCGCGCAAAAGCCCGCGCACGTCGGTCATTAAAATCAGCTTTTCGGCGTGCAGGCAGGCGGCGATGCGTGCCGCGGCGATGTCGGCGTTGATGTTGTAGACCTCGCCGTTTTCGCCGCCCGCAATGGTGGAAACAACCGGAATGTAGCCGGTGTCCTCGGCGTCCTCAATAATTTCGGTATTGACTTTTGTAATTTCGCCGACAAAGCCCAGGTCTTCCCTGCGCTCCAGTTTTTTGGCGCAGATCAGGCTGCCGTCCAGCCCGCAAAGACCCACTGCCTGGCCGCCATGCGCCTGCAGCAGCTGCACGAGCGCTTTGTTGACCTTGCCCGCAAGCACCATCTGCACGATGTCTACGGTTTCGCTGTCGGTCACGCGCATGCCGTTGACAAACTTGCTGTCTTTGCCCACTTTTTTCAGCATAGCAGAGATTTCGGGCCCGCCGCCGTGCACCAGCACCACGCGAATGCCGACCAGCTGCATCAGCACGATGTCGCGCATAACAGCGTCTTTGAGCTGGTCGTCAATCATGGCATTGCCGCCGTACTTGACAACGATCGTCTTACCGGCAAGTTTCTGGATATAGGGCAGCGCCTGTACCAGGACCTGTGCGCGGTCTTCGTTTGCGATGTTCATGTTATCCTCCCAAACGTGCTGTATAAACTTTGGAATCGAATCAGAATTTTATATTATATCAGAATTTTATATTATAAAAGAATGATTGGAATTGTTCTTTCTGCAGGGGCGGAAAGAAAGTCAGGTACGGTAATCGCCATTGATTTTGACATAGTCATATGTAAGGTCACAGCCAAACGCTTGCGCATGAGCGGCGCCGTCGTGCAGGGTGACAGAAATGGTGATCTCATCTTTCAGCAGAATCTGCTTTGCGCGGTCCTCATCAAACGGCACACCGGCGCCGTTTCGGCAGACCGCAATGGTGCCCGCCGCGGAAGTGAAATCGACATCGACCTTGTGAATATCCACTTCAGCGCCGCAGTAGCCGATTGCACACAGCACACGGCCCCAGTTGGCATCCGCGCCAAACATGGCCGCCTTAACCAAAGAAGAGCAAATAACCGCTTTGGCCGCCCGGCGCGCATCCGCGTCACTTTTCGCACCGGAAACACTGCACACCAGCAGCCGGCCGGCACCCTCGCCGTCCTTTGCCATGGCGCGCGCAAGTTTGACACACAGCGCTTTCAGCGCTT
Coding sequences within:
- a CDS encoding M20/M25/M40 family metallo-hydrolase is translated as MQMEKILKTLCRAIGTSGDEAAPVRAALQLTGLAGGRTDALGSGWVTLGRADAPKTMLLEAHMDQIGLVVTAVEEHGFLRVADCGGSDVRVLPGCPVRVCASGTEDPLLGVVCSVPAHPAQDSADKVPPTAEMTIDLGLPALKVKEMVCPGDRVVPVYVPRKLLGTRFTSAALDNRAGAAAVVRAAQLLQGADLSDWKVTFLFSTMEEVGGQGAHTAAYSIKADEAVSVDVGFGMQPGVKPEVSHPVGGGVMIGTAPILDRSMCRCLAELAEENHISYKWDVMGGSTGTNSDEIATTRGGVRTALLSIPERSMHTPAEVVDLQDIEDTARLMALYVCSRCGTALPAVPVAPGEPAPETAEPKDESTDKEVWSACLPQLCRARGVSGSEDAVRALILPQIRPYAEKVEITPLGSILAYKKGRNRAKTRLLMSAHMDEVGLVVTHITGEGFLHFDTVGSIDSRVLPGRSVTIGQGEKTVAGVVGLKPIHLLKKEERGKAIPKDELYIDIGAKDRAEAAAAVTPGDMVTFDSVYEENGFCVRSRALDDRAGCALLIHLLQQPDWEYDTVFSFTVQDETGMNGSRTAAYLAGPQAAIAVECTAAGDVPGTETDREACRLGQGPAISFMDHGTIYDQMYTKWAFEEARRAGVPCQWKESAAGAGSAGAIHVSRGGVRSVAVSLPCRCLHAPMGAVSRADYEAAGVLLQHLASRIAGTECSGR
- the murD gene encoding UDP-N-acetylmuramoyl-L-alanine--D-glutamate ligase produces the protein MTITDFYAEMKGKTVAFCGLGGSNLPLISRFLQAGAKVTARDRRTREKLGGLADKLEAQGVTLVLGENYLQALQEDVIFRTPGMPYHLPELDAARARGSAVTSEMEVFLEYCPCRVFGVTGSDGKTTTTTILSKILQHAGKTVHVGGNIGKALLPIIDEIKPADAVVAELSSFQLISVGRSPQVAVVTNMSPNHLDIHKDMQEYINAKKNIFLHQNAFGRAVFNLDNPITAGFVQHARGECLTFSRKQRVENGCYVSPDGTMIFTKNGVDVPIMNVSEIKIPGEHNVENYMAAVCAVWGYAAPEDIRAVAKTFSGVEHRAELVRELDGVRWYNDSIATTPSRTVRGMLSLFPQKLILIAGGYDKKIPFEPLGEPVCQHVKTLVLMGATAPKIEQAVTSATDYRPGQPKILYAKTLEEAVALCHAEAKSGDIVALSPACASFDMFPNFETRGDRFRELVNQL
- a CDS encoding germination protein YpeB; this encodes MKRRRTIAIVMGVIAVAAVITAGVFSVRSMAAEKSAKRDLTYTYERAYSDLRDCVSNISTTLDKSIYANTPTQQNGLAARLLHETGLAKEALATLPVSDTTMNNVSKYISQVGDFSMSLSNRISGGGHITEQEYKTIEELHTYAQKLSTNLSSLKLDYSSANFSSQFKQTAEDFANFPSLIYDGPFSDHINRQAARFLEGKSDVTKDAACAVAAKALNLSKDKLAAAADTTGSLAAYNFTAGSTNIAVTKKGGMLCSMRNSRDITSEKISTDAALQKATACLAKCGYTDMQPTYWVKTDGRTLFNFAYQTKGVRCYPDLIKVGVAMDNGDIVELSASGYLMNHISRSFATPKYTKEAAQKKVSPKLKVTASRQALIPTSGLKEVLCWEYTCTGEKGDRVLVYIDCATGMEQQILILQSSEAGTLVK
- the argF gene encoding ornithine carbamoyltransferase, which codes for MKHLLKMLDLSGNDISGILDLADQLKYEQKHNIEHRRLAGKTLGLIFEKASTRTRVSFEVGMYQLGGLPIFLSANDMQIGRGEPVQDTARVLSRYLNGIMIRTFKQSEVEALARDGSIPIINGLTDFAHPCQVLADLMTIRESRGTLDGLKMCFIGDGNNMMNSLIVGGLKMKMEVAVACPKDYRPAAEVLDFAQAYPAFSMTTDPLEAAVGADVVITDVWASMGQEDEAAKRRVAFKGYQINDQVMAAAKPDAMVLHCLPAHRGEEITAEVFEKHSKEIFEEAENRLHAQKAVLVKLLG
- a CDS encoding acetylornithine/succinylornithine family transaminase, which translates into the protein MQFPAIQQGDSRYLMHTYGRFPAALVKGNNATAWDADGKKYIDFTAGIGVNSLGYSDPQWVAAVSGQAAQIQHLSNLYYSPVTVHAAELVCRAAGMERVFFGNSGAEANECAIKVARKYGTDKYGAARNQIITLNNSFHGRTVTTLEATGQAMFHQHFLPFTGGFLYADANMTSVRETATKDTCAVLVELIQGEGGVIPLEKEFVQQLAEFCSKNDILLMIDEVQTGVARTGSFFCYQQYDVLPDVVTAAKGLGGGLPVGACLVGKKCADVLTPGDHGSTFGGNPVVCAGVAAVVSRVAQQPFLLEVQQKGEYLKKRLEAMQTIAGVRGLGLMLGAKPKAGDPGKIAAACVAGGLLVLTAKDVLRFLPPLTITKREMDEGLSILEQVLAG
- the argB gene encoding acetylglutamate kinase; the protein is MNIANEDRAQVLVQALPYIQKLAGKTIVVKYGGNAMIDDQLKDAVMRDIVLMQLVGIRVVLVHGGGPEISAMLKKVGKDSKFVNGMRVTDSETVDIVQMVLAGKVNKALVQLLQAHGGQAVGLCGLDGSLICAKKLERREDLGFVGEITKVNTEIIEDAEDTGYIPVVSTIAGGENGEVYNINADIAAARIAACLHAEKLILMTDVRGLLRDRTDDSTMIPVVQVSSVPKLQNDGIISGGMVPKVDCCVEAVRRGVGRAHIIDGRIPHSILIELFTDEGIGTMFY